A region from the Gavia stellata isolate bGavSte3 chromosome 12, bGavSte3.hap2, whole genome shotgun sequence genome encodes:
- the OGG1 gene encoding N-glycosylase/DNA lyase, whose amino-acid sequence MKLRDTPSACPSLWRSLPCPPAELRLDLVLASGQAFRWWESSPGAWTGVLGGRVWTLRQDQDRLWYTVYGEEEDGHPAEVAKLDGAETDQILRDYFQLDVGLPALYRAWGEADPLFRKVADDFPGVRVLRQDPVECLLSFICTSNNHISRITAMIERLCRAFGRRLCCLDARPFHAFPSLSALTGTDAEARLRALGFGYRAKFVSGSARAIAEGLGTEGLHRLRAAPYAEARRMLCTLPGVGAKVADCVCLMALDKAEAVPVDTHVWRIARQRYGAVLGGRSLTPRAHQEIGDFFRGLWGPRAGWAQAVLFCADLRKGQEPAGSQGQARGGRGQDSHGDGSP is encoded by the exons atgAAGCTGCGGGACACCCCCTCCGCCTGCCCGTCCCTGTGgcgctccctgccctgcccgccggcCGAGCTGCGCCTGGACCTGGTGCTGGCATCGGGGCAGGCCTTCAG GTGGTGGGAGAGCAGCCCGGGGGCCTGGACGGGTGTGCTGGGGGGGCGCGTCTGGACGCTGAGGCAGGACCAGGACCGTCTCTGGTACACGGTGTACggcgaggaggaggacgggCATCCCGCCGAGGTGGCAAAGTTGGACGGTGCTGAGACAGACCAGATCCTGCGTGACTACTTCCAGCTGGACGTGGGGCTGCCGGCCCTGTACCGCGCCTGGGGGGAGGCTGACCCCCTCTTCCGCAAGGTGGCTGACGACTTCCCAG GGGTGCGGGTGCTGCGGCAGGACCCCGTCGAGTGCCTCCTCTCCTTCATCTGCACCTCCAACAACCACATCTCCCGCATCACCGCCATGATTGAGCGCCTCTGCCGGGCCTTCGGCCGCCGCCTCTGCTGCCTCGACGCCCGGCCCTTCCAcgccttcccctctctctcgGCACTCACAG GCACCGACGCTGAGGCCCGGCTGCGGGCACTGGGCTTCGGGTACCGGGCCAAGTTTGTCAGCGGGAGCGCGCGGGCCATTGCCGAGGGGCTTGGCACCGAGGGGCTGCACCGGCTGCGTGCCGCGCCCTACGCTGAGGCCAGGAGGATGCTGTGCACCCTGCCTGGCGTGGGTGCCAAG GTTGCTGACTGCGTCTGCCTGATGGCCCTGGACAAGGCGGAGGCGGTGCCGGTGGACACCCATGTCTGGCGCATTGCACGGCAGCGCTATGGCGCGGTGCTGGGCGGCAGGAGCCTGACCCCCCGGGCCCACCAGGAGATTG GCGACTTCTTCCGGGGGCTATGGGGCCCCCGCGCCGGCTGGGCGCAGGCG GTCCTCTTCTGCGCCGACCTCCGCAAGGGCCAGGAGCCAGCCGGCAGCCAGGGCCAGGCCAGGGGGGGCCGAGGCCAGGACAGCCATGGGGATGGGTCCCCCTAG
- the CAMK1 gene encoding calcium/calmodulin-dependent protein kinase type 1: MPLGQDGPSWKKRTEDIRRIYDFREVLGTGAFSEVVLAEEKATGKLVAIKCIAKKALEGKETSIENEIAVLHKIKHPNIVALDDIYESGTHLYLIMQLVSGGELFDRIVEKGFYTERDASTLIRQILDAVKYLHDMGIVHRDLKPENLLYYSLEEDSKIMISDFGLSKIEGCGSVMSTACGTPGYVAPEVLAQKPYSKAVDCWSIGVIAYILLCGYPPFYDENDAKLFEQILRAEYEFDSPYWDDISDSAKDFIQHLMEKDPGKRFTCEQALQHPWIAGDTALDKNIHQSVSEQIKKNFAKSKWKQAFNATAVVRHMRKLQLGTSQEGPGQTTPTSPGEWLSGGTSNGSHCGRPPASRAQRLPPD, from the exons ATGCCGCTGGGGCAGGATGGGCCCAGCTGGAAGAAGAGGACAGAGGACATTCGGCGCATCTACGACTTCCGAGAGGTCCTGGGCAC GGGGGCCTTCTCGGAGGTGGTCCTGGCGGAGGAGAAGGCGACGGGGAAGCTGGTGGCCATCAAGTGCATTGCCAAGAAGGCactggaggggaaggagacCAGCATCGAGAACGAGATCGCCGTCCTCCACAA GATCAAGCACCCCAACATCGTGGCCTTGGATGACATCTACGAGAGTGGCACTCACCTCTACCTCATCATGCAGCT GGTCTCGGGGGGGGAGCTCTTCGACCGCATCGTGGAGAAGGGCTTCTACACCGAGCGGGATGCCAGCACCCTGATCCGACAGATCCTCGACGCCGTCAAGTACCTGCATGACATGGGCATTGTCCACCGTGACCTGAAG cccgaGAACCTGCTCTATTACAGCCTGGAGGAGGACTCCAAGATCATGATCAGTGACTTCGGGCTGTCGAAGATCGAGGGCTGTGGCAGCGTCATGTCCACGGCCTGCGGCACCCCTGGCTACGTGG cccctgagGTGCTGGCGCAGAAGCCCTACAGCAAGGCGGTGGATTGTTGGTCCATTGGGGTCATCGCCTACATCCT gCTCTGCGGTTACCCCCCTTTTTACGATGAGAACGACGCCAAGCTCTTCGAGCAGATCCTGCGGGCCGAGTACGAGTTCGACTCGCCCTACTGGGACGACATCTCGGACTCGG CCAAGGACTTCATCCAGCACCTGATGGAGAAGGACCCTGGCAAGCGCTTCACCTGTGAGCAagccctgcagcatccctg gATCGCCGGGGACACGGCCCTGGACAAGAACATCCACCAGTCGGTGAGTGAGCAGATCAAGAAGAACTTCGCAAAGAGCAAGTGGAAG CAAGCCTTCAACGCCACGGCGGTGGTGAGACACATGAggaagctgcagctgggaacCAGCCAGGAGGGCCCTGGGCAGACGACTCCCACCAGCCCCGGCGAGTGGCTGAGTGGGGGCACCAGCAACG GGTCGCACTGTGGGCGCCCACCCGCGAGCAGAGCTCAGCGCCTCCCGCCAGACTGA